A genomic segment from Actinoplanes sichuanensis encodes:
- a CDS encoding bifunctional 3-phenylpropionate/cinnamic acid dioxygenase ferredoxin subunit — MLQPVCPLSEIPPGEAYRWATEPAVAIFHTEDGEVFAIDDTCTHQDASLADGWLEGCEVECPLHASKFDLRTGRVDAPPAKLPVRTHRVAVTDGVVHVELSTEAPNLPPGAKP, encoded by the coding sequence ATGCTGCAACCCGTCTGCCCGCTCAGCGAGATACCACCGGGTGAGGCGTACCGGTGGGCGACCGAACCCGCGGTGGCGATCTTCCACACCGAGGACGGTGAGGTGTTCGCGATCGACGACACCTGCACCCATCAGGACGCCTCGCTGGCCGACGGCTGGCTGGAGGGCTGCGAGGTGGAGTGTCCGCTGCACGCCTCGAAGTTCGACCTGCGCACCGGCCGGGTCGACGCGCCGCCGGCGAAACTCCCGGTCCGTACCCACCGGGTCGCGGTGACCGACGGGGTCGTCCACGTCGAACTCTCGACGGAAGCACCGAACCTGCCACCCGGAGCCAAGCCATGA